One stretch of Paramormyrops kingsleyae isolate MSU_618 chromosome 4, PKINGS_0.4, whole genome shotgun sequence DNA includes these proteins:
- the LOC140588841 gene encoding stonustoxin subunit beta-like, with amino-acid sequence MKLLSAGLGDSHCKLGILRLAGCRVTEEGCSSLASALRSNPSHLRELDLSYNHPGDSGVKLLSAVLEDPSCKLEKLNVDHSGECRTRPGVQKYSCQLTLDPNTAHRHLSLSGEDRKVTWGAKQPYPDHPERFNSRPQVLCRESLTGRCYWEAEWDGNGAEIGVTYKAIWRKG; translated from the exons atgaagctgctctctgcaggactgggggattcacactgtaaactggggatactgag GCTAGCAGGCTGTAGAGtaacagaagaaggctgttcttccctggcttcagctctgaggtcaaacccctcacacctgagagagctggatctgagctacaatcacccaggagactcaggagtgaagctgctctctgctgtactggaggatcccagctgtaaactggaaaagctgaa tgtggaccacagtggagagtgcaggaccagaccaggcgtacagaaat actcctgccagctgacgctggaccccaatacagcacacagacacctgtctctgtcaggggaggacaggaaggtgacatggggggcaaagcagccatatcctgatcatccagagagatttaaCAGCCgcccccaagttctgtgcagagagagtctgactggccgctgttactgggaggctgagtgggatggaAATGGAGCTGaaataggagtgacttataaagcgATCTGGAGGAAAGGATAG